One genomic segment of Acinetobacter sp. C26M includes these proteins:
- the glmU gene encoding bifunctional UDP-N-acetylglucosamine diphosphorylase/glucosamine-1-phosphate N-acetyltransferase GlmU: MSTTVIILAAGKGTRMRSQLPKVLQPLAGRPLLGHVIQTAKKLHAQNIITIYGHGGELVKQNFAAEQIEWVEQAEQLGTGHAVQMTLPVLPQEGVSLILSGDVPCIQADTLQKLLDASTQTGIGLVTLTVDDATGYGRIVRQDGKIQAIVEHKDANEEQRQIKEFNTGIYCVNNAKLHEWLPQLSNENAQGEYYLTDIVAMAIADGLEVASVEPELAFEVEGVNNRLQLATLERQFQQQQAKELMLQGVHLIDPNRFDLRGSLKCGQDVQIDANVIIEGDCELGDNVQLGAGCILKNTRIAAGTKVQAYSIFENAIVGENTQIGPFARLRPGANLANDVHIGNFVEVKNSNIGLGSKANHFTYLGDADIGASCNIGAGTITCNYDGANKHRTVIEDNVFIGTNNSLVAPIRIGQGATTGAGSTLTRDVAEHSLAVERAKQFEKANYQRPQKLKK, translated from the coding sequence ATGTCAACAACTGTTATTATTCTTGCAGCAGGGAAAGGAACGCGAATGCGTTCACAACTACCAAAAGTATTACAACCACTTGCAGGTCGTCCACTGCTTGGACATGTGATTCAAACGGCAAAAAAACTCCATGCCCAAAATATTATTACCATTTATGGGCATGGCGGTGAACTGGTTAAACAAAACTTTGCTGCTGAACAAATCGAATGGGTTGAACAAGCAGAACAACTCGGAACAGGTCATGCCGTGCAAATGACTTTGCCTGTTCTACCTCAAGAAGGTGTTTCACTGATTCTATCAGGCGATGTACCCTGTATTCAGGCAGATACGCTACAAAAATTATTGGATGCATCAACGCAAACAGGCATTGGCTTAGTGACGCTCACTGTAGATGATGCAACAGGTTATGGTCGTATTGTTCGTCAAGATGGCAAAATCCAGGCCATTGTTGAACATAAAGATGCCAACGAAGAACAACGCCAAATTAAAGAATTTAATACAGGCATTTATTGTGTAAACAATGCAAAACTTCACGAATGGTTGCCTCAACTTTCCAATGAAAATGCGCAAGGTGAATATTACCTCACCGATATTGTCGCGATGGCAATCGCAGATGGCTTAGAAGTTGCCTCAGTTGAACCAGAGCTTGCGTTCGAGGTTGAAGGTGTGAATAACCGCTTACAACTTGCTACGTTGGAGCGTCAGTTCCAACAGCAGCAAGCCAAAGAATTGATGCTACAAGGTGTTCACCTTATTGACCCAAATCGTTTTGATTTACGTGGCAGTTTAAAATGTGGACAAGACGTACAAATTGATGCCAACGTCATCATCGAAGGTGACTGTGAACTGGGTGATAATGTACAACTCGGTGCAGGCTGTATTCTGAAAAATACCCGTATTGCTGCTGGTACAAAAGTTCAAGCCTATAGCATTTTTGAAAATGCCATCGTTGGTGAAAATACCCAAATTGGGCCTTTCGCACGTTTACGTCCAGGCGCCAATCTTGCTAATGACGTACATATCGGCAACTTCGTTGAAGTGAAAAACTCAAATATCGGACTAGGCTCCAAAGCCAATCATTTCACCTACTTAGGTGATGCAGATATTGGTGCAAGCTGTAATATCGGTGCAGGAACGATTACTTGTAATTACGATGGTGCAAACAAACACCGCACTGTCATTGAAGACAATGTATTCATTGGTACCAATAACTCATTGGTTGCACCAATCAGAATTGGTCAAGGCGCAACAACTGGTGCAGGATCAACCCTCACCCGAGATGTGGCTGAGCATAGTTTAGCTGTCGAACGCGCAAAACAGTTTGAGAAAGCAAATTATCAACGTCCCCAAAAGTTGAAAAAATAA